One Nodularia sp. LEGE 06071 DNA segment encodes these proteins:
- a CDS encoding methyl-accepting chemotaxis protein, producing MFNRTDKGKSSDSQNQASLISSPTITDGQRELSGKYNTKIAKDDYRNYVVQYIQRLSLGRKAAILAIAITTLPIFAIGAIAYSLAHKSMTKQINASHAATATKLTEQINRLMLGRYEDIQIISQSPFFTNTRVDRNTRNSEKQAFLDSFVNTHKAYDSIAIFDPAQNLIVQSTGAPLNNAENADNFEEILQKDAPVISQPEKSVINMAAPVKNAVTGETIAVVSVRMPVESLAGVTQNYTANGSQYYLLDNSGKVFLTTQTELLGAESSGLANLIAANQANNFTTIHTINQKPELISYVPSGKLEGLPDLNWQLLLTTDTAIAFAPQRQLLQTIVISTILLALIAGAIALWLVQRSIQPIFNGAAALSQLAQGELDTRWETAQPDEWLEKISANFNLVAVQLQVLTQQQQFRQNSEPGSDKTLQMQLLELLSQVEGAARGDLTVRADVTAGEMGTVADFFNSIVESLRDIVTQVQQAATQVNGAIGANEAAISQLAEDAITQAAEINRTLDAVDEMTNCMKSVAENAQKAAIIANNASQTATKSGQAMDLTVQNILGLRETVDDTAKKVKRLGESSQQISHVVSLINQIATQTNLLAINAGIEAARAGEEGQGFAVVAEEVGELALRSASATEEIELIVENIQRETSEVVQAMEIGTSQVEVGTQIVEEAKQSLSQILDVSQQIDFLVQSISTATASQLQTSQAVSQLMQDIAAISQRTSDSSEVVSKSLHQTGEISQQLQETVETFKVS from the coding sequence ATGTTTAATCGGACTGACAAGGGTAAAAGTAGTGATTCTCAAAATCAGGCATCTTTGATTTCATCGCCAACAATTACTGATGGTCAGAGAGAACTGTCAGGTAAGTATAATACAAAAATAGCTAAAGATGATTATCGGAATTATGTGGTGCAATATATTCAAAGACTCAGTTTAGGCAGGAAAGCGGCAATTTTAGCGATCGCCATCACGACTTTACCCATATTTGCCATAGGTGCGATCGCCTATAGTTTAGCTCATAAATCGATGACTAAACAAATTAACGCCTCTCATGCAGCGACAGCTACCAAATTAACAGAGCAAATTAACCGCTTGATGTTGGGGCGATATGAAGATATTCAAATCATCTCCCAATCACCGTTTTTTACAAATACCAGAGTTGATAGAAATACCAGAAATTCCGAGAAGCAAGCATTTTTAGATAGCTTTGTCAATACTCACAAAGCTTATGATAGCATCGCCATCTTTGATCCTGCCCAGAACTTGATTGTCCAATCTACTGGCGCACCTCTAAATAATGCGGAAAATGCTGACAATTTTGAGGAGATTCTGCAAAAAGATGCTCCTGTAATTAGTCAGCCCGAAAAATCAGTGATTAATATGGCTGCACCCGTTAAAAATGCCGTGACAGGTGAAACTATCGCTGTGGTTAGCGTCAGGATGCCTGTAGAATCTTTAGCAGGGGTGACTCAGAACTATACAGCTAATGGCAGTCAATATTATTTGCTCGACAATTCTGGAAAAGTTTTTCTGACTACGCAAACAGAATTATTGGGCGCAGAATCATCAGGTTTAGCTAATTTAATCGCAGCCAACCAAGCTAATAATTTCACTACAATTCACACAATTAATCAAAAGCCAGAATTAATCAGTTATGTCCCATCTGGCAAACTGGAGGGCTTACCTGATTTAAACTGGCAATTACTTTTGACGACAGATACAGCAATTGCTTTTGCACCTCAAAGACAATTATTGCAAACCATAGTCATCAGCACCATACTATTAGCATTGATTGCAGGTGCGATCGCACTTTGGTTAGTCCAGCGTAGTATACAACCAATTTTCAATGGGGCTGCGGCTTTATCCCAGCTAGCTCAAGGTGAACTCGATACCCGTTGGGAAACAGCACAGCCAGATGAGTGGTTAGAGAAAATCAGTGCTAATTTTAACTTAGTAGCCGTACAATTACAGGTATTAACTCAACAACAACAATTTAGGCAGAATAGCGAACCAGGTTCAGATAAAACACTGCAAATGCAACTTTTAGAACTACTCAGTCAAGTAGAAGGGGCGGCGAGAGGTGACTTGACAGTACGTGCAGATGTGACGGCTGGGGAAATGGGGACTGTGGCTGACTTTTTTAATTCCATTGTGGAAAGTCTCAGAGATATTGTCACCCAAGTTCAGCAAGCTGCTACGCAAGTAAATGGCGCAATTGGTGCTAACGAAGCCGCAATCAGCCAACTAGCCGAAGACGCAATTACTCAAGCTGCTGAAATTAACCGCACTCTGGATGCTGTAGACGAAATGACTAATTGCATGAAAAGTGTCGCCGAAAATGCCCAAAAAGCGGCAATTATTGCCAATAATGCGTCCCAAACTGCTACGAAAAGTGGACAAGCAATGGATTTGACAGTGCAGAATATTCTGGGTTTACGGGAAACAGTGGATGACACGGCGAAAAAAGTCAAACGCCTGGGGGAATCTTCGCAACAAATTTCTCATGTGGTGTCCTTAATTAATCAAATCGCCACCCAAACTAACTTACTCGCTATCAACGCCGGGATAGAAGCCGCCCGTGCTGGTGAAGAAGGACAAGGTTTTGCTGTCGTGGCGGAAGAAGTGGGAGAATTAGCCCTCCGGAGTGCTTCAGCTACCGAAGAAATTGAGCTAATTGTTGAGAATATTCAACGAGAAACCAGCGAAGTGGTGCAAGCTATGGAAATAGGAACTTCCCAAGTGGAGGTAGGGACTCAGATTGTCGAAGAAGCGAAGCAAAGCCTGAGTCAAATTTTGGATGTATCGCAGCAAATAGATTTTTTGGTACAGTCGATTTCCACTGCAACTGCATCTCAGTTACAAACATCCCAAGCTGTTAGTCAATTGATGCAAGATATCGCTGCTATTTCACAACGTACCAGCGATTCTTCGGAAGTGGTTTCCAAATCTCTGCATCAAACTGGTGAAATTTCCCAGCAGTTACAAGAAACAGTGGAAACCTTCAAAGTCAGTTAA
- a CDS encoding chemotaxis protein CheW, with amino-acid sequence MNNSRIIVDQELSQNNLVNSYLKFNLNQQTTAIVSMNYTQEAVILPVESVTSMPNMPPCILGLMNWRSRIIWAIDLPRMLNLEFLEGRLRQYNIIVIKVESLLLGLVVHEIKGITKFMSDDIESPVGQVASSLVPYLSGCVVQDEEILLVLDAHFLAHSPIFHSE; translated from the coding sequence ATGAATAATTCTAGAATTATAGTTGACCAAGAACTAAGTCAAAATAATTTGGTCAATAGCTATCTCAAATTCAATTTAAATCAACAGACTACTGCTATTGTATCCATGAATTACACGCAAGAAGCAGTGATTTTACCAGTTGAGTCTGTAACTTCAATGCCAAATATGCCGCCTTGTATATTAGGATTAATGAATTGGCGGAGTCGGATAATTTGGGCAATTGATTTGCCAAGAATGCTGAATTTAGAATTTTTAGAAGGTCGATTAAGGCAGTATAATATTATCGTGATTAAGGTGGAATCACTGCTTTTAGGCTTAGTTGTCCACGAGATTAAAGGTATAACTAAATTTATGTCTGATGATATTGAGTCTCCCGTGGGACAAGTTGCATCTAGTTTAGTGCCTTATTTAAGCGGGTGTGTTGTCCAAGATGAGGAAATTTTGCTGGTTTTAGATGCACATTTTCTGGCGCATTCTCCTATTTTCCACAGTGAGTAG
- a CDS encoding response regulator transcription factor: MSVTLVGKILIVEDSPSELELMSYYLQDSGYNVIKSASAKEALEKVLTEQPDAIVTDVVMPEISGFELCRSLKKNPLTQKVPIVICSSKNQEIDKLWAMKQGADVYLTKPYTREELLRAIKSVVL; the protein is encoded by the coding sequence ATGAGTGTGACTTTAGTTGGCAAAATTCTGATTGTCGAAGATTCACCCAGTGAATTGGAATTGATGAGCTATTATCTCCAAGATAGTGGTTATAACGTCATTAAGTCTGCTAGTGCAAAAGAGGCTTTAGAAAAAGTTTTAACAGAACAGCCAGATGCAATTGTTACTGATGTGGTCATGCCAGAAATCAGTGGATTTGAGTTGTGTCGTTCCCTGAAAAAAAATCCGCTAACTCAAAAAGTACCAATAGTTATTTGCAGTTCCAAAAATCAAGAAATTGACAAATTATGGGCAATGAAACAAGGTGCTGATGTCTATCTGACTAAGCCATACACACGCGAAGAGCTATTGCGTGCTATTAAATCAGTGGTGCTTTAA
- a CDS encoding response regulator, translating into MSTTPLSGYCLPQKLHPLSLLAQLTSRHATGCLRVFTKTASWSINIEDGKLTYASYSDRLFERIDYQLQRLSQRVPTLDSATRVQMRLMFEPKNEHQSMLYTDYQAICWLVNREHITPTQAETLISELAKEVLETFLVLTEGNYEFAFESSWEELPKFCHLDLRSLVEYCQKQLRNRQNIQTPVNTGQASAVLASTKSPQTQSQFPKGQAFFQPNNFDTAENRTQQTSPPVVKKSLYTIACIDDSQTVLNSIKLFLDGSTFSVVTINDPVKALMQILRSKPDLILLDVEMPNLDGYELCSLLRRHSAFKNIPIIMVTGKTGFIDKAKAKMVRSSGYLTKPFTQPDLLKMVFKYLD; encoded by the coding sequence ATGAGTACGACTCCTCTAAGTGGTTACTGCTTACCCCAGAAACTACATCCCTTGTCTCTATTAGCGCAACTAACTAGCCGCCATGCTACTGGTTGCTTACGCGTATTTACTAAAACGGCTTCTTGGTCAATTAATATAGAGGACGGTAAGCTGACTTACGCCTCTTATTCCGATAGACTGTTTGAACGTATTGATTATCAGTTACAGCGATTGAGTCAAAGAGTCCCGACTCTTGACAGCGCCACTCGTGTGCAAATGCGCCTGATGTTTGAACCTAAAAATGAACATCAGTCTATGCTTTATACAGATTATCAAGCAATTTGCTGGTTGGTAAATCGGGAACATATCACCCCCACCCAAGCCGAAACTCTGATATCTGAATTGGCGAAAGAAGTCCTGGAAACATTTCTGGTCTTAACAGAAGGGAATTATGAATTTGCTTTTGAGAGTTCCTGGGAGGAATTACCCAAGTTCTGCCATTTAGACTTGCGGTCATTAGTGGAATACTGTCAAAAACAGTTACGAAATCGGCAAAATATCCAGACACCAGTTAACACGGGTCAGGCTTCTGCTGTTTTAGCTTCTACAAAGTCGCCTCAAACTCAGTCCCAATTCCCTAAAGGTCAAGCATTTTTTCAACCAAACAATTTTGATACTGCTGAAAACAGGACTCAACAAACATCTCCCCCAGTTGTCAAAAAAAGCCTATATACAATTGCCTGTATTGATGATAGTCAAACAGTGTTGAATTCTATTAAACTTTTTTTGGATGGCAGTACATTTTCAGTGGTCACAATCAATGATCCTGTCAAGGCATTAATGCAAATTCTCCGCAGTAAACCAGACCTAATTCTGCTAGATGTGGAAATGCCCAATTTAGACGGCTATGAATTGTGTTCTTTATTAAGACGGCATTCAGCTTTTAAGAATATCCCCATTATTATGGTAACGGGTAAAACCGGATTTATCGATAAAGCTAAAGCAAAAATGGTCAGGTCATCCGGGTATTTAACTAAGCCTTTTACACAACCGGATTTACTCAAAATGGTGTTTAAATACCTTGATTAA
- a CDS encoding STAS-like domain-containing protein, giving the protein MKYKVYELIGENCMSQKAGQQIYDLIHPQLQAGKPVELDFSGVRRFLSVFFNIAIGQLLRDVKAEDLNQLLVVSNLNPVGQQTYDNVIENAKRYYSDEQYREAVDEMVHEQSAC; this is encoded by the coding sequence ATGAAATATAAAGTCTATGAGCTAATTGGCGAAAATTGCATGAGCCAAAAGGCTGGGCAGCAAATCTATGATTTAATTCATCCTCAACTGCAAGCAGGAAAGCCAGTAGAGCTAGACTTTTCTGGTGTAAGAAGATTCTTGTCTGTGTTTTTCAACATTGCCATAGGTCAGTTATTACGTGATGTAAAAGCTGAAGACCTAAATCAGCTTCTAGTTGTATCTAATCTCAATCCTGTTGGTCAACAGACCTACGATAATGTGATTGAGAATGCAAAGCGTTATTACTCAGATGAGCAGTATCGTGAAGCGGTAGATGAAATGGTTCATGAACAATCTGCCTGTTAA
- a CDS encoding PIN domain-containing protein, producing the protein MPVNYTVQADVIDITTDSPQKGDIFLVDTNVWYWLTYPPASLSAQQHQINSYPNYIADTLTVGATLCYSGLSLAELAHRIESEEYKLSAYGLTTGPDYRRRAKEYRHNHASERARVVSQVQTAWSQVQSISAQIDLKLDETTVDAAITRFITQPLDGYDLFILESMKQERLTKIITDDGDYVTVPGIQMFTANPQVIRAARSMNKLITR; encoded by the coding sequence ATGCCAGTTAACTACACCGTACAAGCAGATGTCATTGACATCACGACTGATTCCCCTCAAAAAGGGGATATTTTTTTAGTTGATACAAATGTTTGGTACTGGCTGACATATCCTCCAGCAAGTTTGTCAGCACAACAACATCAGATCAATAGTTATCCAAACTATATTGCAGATACACTTACTGTAGGGGCTACACTCTGCTACTCAGGGTTATCTTTAGCCGAGTTAGCTCATCGTATCGAAAGTGAAGAATACAAATTGTCAGCGTATGGCTTGACTACAGGACCTGACTACCGTAGGAGGGCGAAAGAATATCGTCATAACCATGCCTCGGAACGAGCCAGGGTTGTCTCCCAAGTACAAACTGCGTGGAGTCAGGTTCAGAGTATTTCTGCCCAAATTGATTTAAAACTTGATGAAACCACTGTAGATGCTGCTATAACTCGTTTCATTACTCAGCCTCTAGATGGCTATGACCTATTTATCCTTGAATCGATGAAACAAGAGCGATTAACTAAAATTATTACCGATGATGGCGATTATGTAACTGTTCCTGGAATTCAGATGTTTACTGCTAATCCACAAGTAATCAGAGCTGCTAGGAGCATGAACAAGCTCATAACCAGGTAA
- the alr gene encoding alanine racemase, with amino-acid sequence MLSRNQTPSFADNQERDTYAWFSQRAWVEIDLGALSHNVQQLVKFVSPRTQLMAVVKADAYGHGAVTVAQTAVQAGAGWLGVATVPEGIQLREAGIKAPILILGAAYTPEQIQAIAHWNLQPTLCSPKQALIFSDILETINHASPLPVHIKLDTGMSRLGTDWQKAVEFVQLVQNLPHLEITSIYSHLATADDPDPTLMQEQHRRFEQAIAQVKSMGINPPCLHLANSAATLTNPALHYDIVRAGLAIYGLYPATHLQNAVNLKPVLQLKARVTHVKTIAAGTGVSYGQQFIAPQEMRLAVVGIGYADGVPRNLSQKIQVLIRGQRVPQIGTITMDQLMLDVSAIPDLQEGEIVTLLGEQGSEQISANDWAEKLNTISWEILCGFKHRLPRVAVM; translated from the coding sequence ATGTTAAGTCGTAACCAAACCCCTAGTTTTGCTGATAATCAGGAGCGTGATACCTACGCTTGGTTTTCGCAAAGAGCTTGGGTGGAAATTGATTTAGGCGCGTTATCGCACAATGTGCAGCAATTAGTAAAGTTTGTATCGCCACGTACCCAGTTAATGGCAGTGGTAAAAGCGGATGCCTATGGACATGGAGCCGTCACAGTTGCTCAAACAGCAGTACAAGCGGGAGCGGGTTGGTTGGGAGTCGCTACAGTTCCAGAGGGCATTCAATTACGGGAAGCGGGGATAAAAGCGCCCATTTTGATTTTAGGTGCAGCCTACACACCAGAGCAAATTCAGGCGATCGCGCACTGGAATCTCCAGCCAACTCTGTGCAGTCCGAAACAAGCGCTGATTTTTTCCGATATTTTAGAAACTATCAATCATGCTTCTCCTCTACCCGTACACATTAAATTAGATACGGGAATGTCTCGGTTGGGTACTGACTGGCAAAAAGCTGTGGAGTTTGTGCAGTTAGTCCAGAATTTACCTCATCTTGAGATAACAAGCATTTATTCCCACTTGGCAACAGCAGATGATCCTGATCCTACCCTCATGCAAGAACAGCATAGACGATTTGAGCAGGCGATCGCTCAAGTCAAAAGCATGGGAATCAATCCACCTTGCTTGCATTTAGCCAACTCAGCCGCCACTCTCACCAATCCTGCTTTACATTACGACATTGTACGGGCGGGTTTAGCTATTTACGGACTCTATCCAGCCACTCATTTACAAAATGCAGTTAACCTCAAGCCTGTTTTGCAACTGAAAGCGCGAGTGACTCACGTCAAAACAATCGCCGCCGGCACTGGGGTGAGTTACGGACAACAATTTATTGCACCCCAAGAAATGCGCCTGGCTGTGGTTGGTATTGGTTATGCTGATGGAGTTCCGCGTAATCTTTCCCAGAAAATACAAGTTTTAATTCGTGGTCAGCGCGTCCCACAAATTGGCACAATTACAATGGATCAATTGATGCTGGATGTCAGCGCTATTCCAGATTTACAAGAAGGGGAAATAGTCACCCTATTAGGCGAACAAGGAAGCGAACAAATCTCAGCTAACGATTGGGCAGAAAAATTAAATACTATTTCTTGGGAAATTCTCTGCGGCTTTAAGCATCGCTTGCCCCGTGTAGCAGTAATGTAG
- a CDS encoding HNH endonuclease, whose protein sequence is MGKVLVLNASYEPLNITSWRRAAILLIKGKAERIEHNGKFLYTDFPLPTVIRLRHYVRVPYKEIPLTRRNILHRDSHSCQYCGYTGDELTLDHVIPRSRRGGDTWENIVTACVRCNVKKGNRTPYEAHMPLRHPPRQPYSSLYFEVSKHLKSGLHNEWQKYVIGL, encoded by the coding sequence ATGGGGAAGGTTTTAGTCCTAAACGCCTCTTACGAACCGCTCAATATCACGAGCTGGCGTCGCGCTGCGATTCTGCTAATTAAAGGCAAAGCAGAACGCATTGAGCATAACGGTAAGTTCCTGTACACAGATTTTCCGTTACCGACTGTGATTCGGTTACGTCATTATGTGCGCGTGCCGTACAAAGAAATTCCTCTCACTCGCCGAAATATCTTGCACCGTGACAGTCACTCTTGTCAATACTGCGGTTATACCGGTGATGAGTTGACATTGGACCATGTGATCCCGCGATCGCGCCGAGGGGGTGATACCTGGGAAAACATCGTTACGGCTTGCGTCCGTTGCAATGTCAAAAAAGGGAATCGCACACCCTACGAAGCCCATATGCCTTTGCGTCATCCTCCACGCCAACCTTATAGTAGTCTTTATTTTGAGGTCAGCAAACATCTCAAGAGCGGACTGCATAACGAGTGGCAAAAATATGTGATCGGTCTTTGA
- a CDS encoding DHH family phosphoesterase: MQLNSSLKQSESFLLTTESSAEDADIDQEAVEVALTRPSLPSSNGSGKNGKYLGQRGNSVAFQKSEELQKTLLAHRHERHLVILQDFPDPDALSCAWTYQLIVQQYDIKCEIIYAGTLSHQENIALVKLTGLPAQRWTSQVLKTKDLSSYQGCILIDNQGTTSQLMTAVQQAGIPIIAVIDHHTLQAEHKSEFVDVRPDVRATSTIFTQYLQSGLLALDSSISQHVKCATALMHGLRSDTNRLMQAQEEDFMAAAYLSRFYDAQLLNAILQANRSKRVMDVIERSLKNRIVQNNFSIAGVGYLRYEDRDAIPQAADFLVTEENVHTAVVFGIVHDEDELEVVIGSLRTAKLTLDPDEFIKEAFGQDNTGRFFGGGRTGAGGFEIPMGFLSGSNENSAYAKIKWEVYDSQIKQKLLKLVNPQDDPIQSE, from the coding sequence ATGCAATTGAATTCTTCCTTGAAGCAATCAGAAAGTTTTTTATTGACCACAGAATCTAGCGCAGAGGATGCTGACATAGACCAAGAAGCAGTCGAAGTTGCACTCACCAGACCATCCTTACCATCATCCAATGGCAGCGGCAAAAATGGTAAATATTTAGGTCAACGGGGAAATTCCGTGGCATTTCAGAAATCTGAAGAATTGCAAAAGACGCTTTTAGCACACCGACATGAGCGTCATCTGGTAATTCTCCAAGATTTTCCCGATCCTGATGCTCTGTCTTGTGCTTGGACGTACCAGTTAATTGTTCAGCAATATGATATCAAATGCGAAATTATTTATGCTGGTACGCTGAGTCATCAAGAAAATATTGCTTTAGTAAAGCTGACGGGATTACCCGCCCAGCGCTGGACATCGCAAGTCCTGAAAACTAAAGACTTATCATCTTATCAAGGTTGTATCTTAATTGATAACCAGGGAACTACAAGTCAATTAATGACGGCTGTGCAGCAAGCTGGAATCCCCATTATTGCAGTCATTGACCATCATACTTTACAGGCGGAACACAAGTCAGAGTTTGTTGACGTTCGTCCTGATGTGCGCGCAACTTCCACAATTTTCACCCAGTATTTGCAATCGGGTTTACTAGCCTTAGATAGCAGCATCAGTCAACACGTCAAATGTGCTACTGCTTTAATGCATGGGTTGCGGTCAGATACCAATCGACTGATGCAAGCCCAAGAAGAAGATTTCATGGCAGCAGCATATCTGAGCCGATTTTATGATGCTCAACTGCTGAACGCCATTTTACAGGCAAATCGTTCTAAGCGGGTAATGGATGTGATCGAGCGATCGCTAAAAAACCGCATCGTGCAGAATAACTTTTCCATTGCTGGCGTTGGTTATCTCCGCTACGAAGACCGGGATGCTATTCCCCAAGCAGCTGATTTTCTGGTGACTGAAGAAAACGTCCACACCGCAGTAGTTTTCGGTATTGTTCACGACGAAGACGAGCTAGAAGTAGTCATTGGCTCCCTCAGAACCGCTAAACTCACCCTTGACCCTGATGAGTTTATCAAAGAAGCCTTTGGACAAGATAACACAGGGCGATTTTTTGGTGGTGGACGTACAGGGGCGGGCGGTTTTGAAATTCCGATGGGTTTCTTGTCTGGTAGTAACGAAAATTCTGCCTATGCCAAAATCAAATGGGAAGTATATGATTCTCAAATCAAGCAAAAGCTCCTAAAATTGGTCAATCCTCAAGATGACCCCATTCAGTCTGAGTAG
- the sixA gene encoding phosphohistidine phosphatase SixA: MELYLIRHGIAEEKQPDIKKDEERSLTQEGRQKTEKVAQRIKNLGLQFEVIVTSPLVRARQTAEILVAAGLSTQWEESLHLAPNGHISSWLKYWLESRNYPQNAQIALIGHEPCLSNWAEILLWGKAKDSLVLKKAGMIGIKLPEIGSPLGRSQMFWLTPPKYLL; encoded by the coding sequence ATGGAATTATACTTAATTCGTCATGGTATCGCTGAAGAGAAGCAACCAGACATTAAAAAAGATGAAGAGCGATCGCTTACTCAAGAAGGACGACAAAAAACCGAAAAAGTTGCCCAGAGAATTAAAAACCTGGGTTTGCAGTTTGAGGTAATTGTCACCAGTCCCTTAGTACGCGCCCGCCAAACAGCAGAAATTCTCGTAGCAGCCGGACTCAGTACCCAATGGGAAGAATCTCTTCATCTTGCACCTAATGGTCATATTTCTAGTTGGCTAAAATACTGGTTAGAATCCAGAAATTATCCCCAAAATGCCCAAATTGCCTTGATAGGACATGAACCTTGTCTCAGCAATTGGGCAGAAATTCTGCTTTGGGGTAAGGCCAAAGACAGTTTAGTCTTGAAAAAAGCAGGTATGATCGGGATAAAACTACCAGAAATAGGTTCACCTCTGGGTCGTAGTCAAATGTTTTGGTTGACACCGCCCAAGTACCTGCTATAA
- a CDS encoding citrate synthase — translation MMVCEYKPGLEGIPAAQSSISHVDGQKGILEYRGIRIEELAEKSSFLETAYLLIWGELPNKEELAAFEHEVRYHRRIKYRIRDMMKCFPESGHPMDALQASAAALGLFYSLRDLHNPVYIRDAVVRLLATIPTMVAAFQLMRKGNDPVRPRDDLDYAANFLYMLNEQEPDPLAAKIFDICLILHVEHTMNASTFSARVTASTLTDPYAVVASAVGTLGGPLHGGANEEVIQMLEEIGSVENVRPYVENLLQRKAKIMGFGHRVYKVKDPRATVLQNLAEQLFAKFGHDKYYDIALEMERVVAEKLPGKGIYPNVDFYSGLVYRKMGIPTDLFTPIFAIARVAGWLAHWKEQLAENRIFRPTQIYNGKHEVTYLPIDQR, via the coding sequence ATGATGGTGTGCGAATACAAGCCTGGTTTAGAAGGCATTCCCGCCGCCCAATCGAGTATTAGTCATGTTGATGGGCAGAAGGGAATTCTAGAATATCGTGGCATCCGGATTGAGGAACTAGCAGAAAAAAGTTCATTTCTGGAAACTGCTTATCTCTTAATCTGGGGTGAACTGCCAAATAAGGAAGAGTTGGCAGCGTTTGAGCATGAGGTTCGTTACCACAGGCGGATAAAATATCGTATTCGGGATATGATGAAATGCTTTCCAGAAAGCGGTCACCCGATGGATGCTCTGCAAGCCTCAGCTGCGGCTTTAGGCTTATTTTATTCGCTCCGGGATTTACACAATCCTGTCTATATTCGGGATGCTGTGGTGCGCTTGTTAGCAACCATTCCCACAATGGTAGCGGCATTCCAATTGATGCGAAAAGGCAACGACCCCGTAAGGCCTCGCGATGACTTAGACTACGCCGCCAACTTTCTCTATATGCTCAACGAGCAAGAACCAGATCCTTTGGCTGCCAAAATTTTTGACATCTGCTTGATCCTTCACGTCGAGCATACAATGAATGCCTCTACCTTCAGCGCCAGGGTAACGGCTTCAACCTTAACTGACCCTTACGCTGTGGTTGCTAGTGCCGTAGGAACTCTAGGAGGTCCCCTACACGGTGGAGCCAACGAAGAAGTGATTCAGATGTTGGAAGAAATTGGCTCAGTAGAAAACGTGCGTCCCTATGTAGAAAACCTGCTGCAACGCAAAGCCAAAATCATGGGCTTTGGACACCGTGTCTATAAAGTCAAAGATCCACGCGCTACGGTCTTGCAAAACCTAGCAGAGCAATTGTTTGCCAAATTTGGGCATGATAAGTACTATGACATTGCCCTAGAAATGGAACGGGTAGTGGCAGAAAAGCTTCCTGGCAAAGGGATTTATCCCAATGTTGACTTTTATTCGGGTTTGGTGTACAGGAAGATGGGGATTCCTACAGACTTATTTACACCAATATTTGCGATCGCCCGTGTTGCAGGTTGGCTAGCTCACTGGAAAGAACAACTCGCAGAAAACCGCATATTTCGACCTACCCAGATTTACAACGGTAAGCATGAGGTTACTTATCTCCCCATCGACCAACGTTAA